Within the Leptospira stimsonii genome, the region TTCGCTTTAAAATAGAGTGCAAAACTTTTTTCTCCGTCTTCCGTCGAAAGTTCGATCTCCTGAAACGGTGATGAAAATTGAAATACGTAATCTTCGGGTAATTTTTCGGGAAAGAAAATCAGTTTGTCCTGATTCCACCAAACGAAAAGGAGAAGAAAGAATACGATGGAAAGAATGGCGCTTAACAGTATTATCATGGTTCGTTTCATCGAAATATTAAGGATTTGGAATGATTTCTTTCTTCCAGAGTTCCTTTCCTTTTCCATCGAATATTTGAAGAAGTAGTTTTCTTTCCCCGCGATTACCCGTAACGGAGACCATCCCGAAATTTCTTTGCTCGACGAGAGTTCCTTCGATTCTCAATGGATTCTTTTCCGTAACCGCGTATGCGCCGGAAGTCAATGGAGAAACTGTGAAATCATAAATTGGTTCGGCTCCTTCGTCCGTAAGTAGATTCAATTCTGTATGATGTCGATCGCCCGTTAAGAAGACAACATTCTTGACTTTGAGATCTTTGATTGCGGATAGAATTTTATTCCTTTCTTCGGGGTAGGTCGCGTAATTTTCATAAACCGCATTCGGGTTTAGAAATTGTCCGCCGATCGCGACAAATTTAAAAGTCGCTTTGGAAAATGCGAGAGAGTTGACGAGCCACTGGAATTGTTTTTCACCTAGGATTTGTCTTGGTCCAATCACCTTGTTATTGTTAGCTGTTCGAAAAGTTCGATCGTCGAGAAGGATGAATTGAGCGTCCCCCCAGGTGAAAGAGCCGTAGATTCCTTCCTTAGCGAAATTTGGATTTCCCCAGTGAAGTTTAAACATTTCTTCCGCCGTGTCTTTCATCCAAAAAGAAGAATCTCCGTCGTTCGGTCCAAAATCGTGATCGTCCCAGATTGCATAATGATGAACGGCAGAAAACAACGGTTGTAACTCGGGGATTCCTCGCTGGTGTTTGTAACGATGTAAGAATCCGGTTTTCGAATCCCAATCCGTTTCTCTCAGATAGATATTATCGCCGAGCCAAAGCATAAAATCCGGTTTCTTGGAAAGAATGGAATCATAGATAAAGTAATCTCCGCCATATGGTTTTCCTGGGACATCGTATTCGGTTTCATTTACATAGGCGCAACTACCTAACGCAAAAGTAAAGTTAGGTGGATTTTGGCCGGCGGCAAAAAAAGACTGAGTCTGAAATATCTGAGGATGTTTTGCTTCGACTTTTTTTCCGTCAAGGAGGACGTTGTAGCGATATCGTTTTCCGGGCTTTACTTGGTTTGCGATCAACTTTGCGACAAAGCCGCTATTGGACCGGGTTTGGATTTCCTCGGAAAGAAATTTATTCTTCGGATTTTCAATTTCAAAATATTCGAGTGCAACCGATGCTTTTTTTTCGGTTTGAATCCAGACTAAAACTTCCTTAAGAGTGGAATAGCCTACGATTGGGCCGGATGCGATTCCGGATGAATCCGCTTCGAGCGACGGTTGCAAAAAAACAAAAAAGAAAAGAAGGATAAGCGTTTGAGCCGAGGCGATTTTGAATTTCATAAAGAAAACTTCCCTTGAATCGAAACCCTTTCACGGCGTTAAAAAAAATTCAAGAGAAACTTTGATACAAAGTCCTTCGATCGAAACGGTTTTATCGGTTTGCTGAAAGGATCTTATCGTATCTTAAATCCTTCTTTAATAAAAAGAACGAGTTCATCCAATGCCTTTTTTGCTTCCGGTATTACTCCTCCGAAATTGAAATATCCATGCACTAAACTATCATACATGCTAAAAGTAACGGGGACCTTGCTTTTTTTTAGATCTTCGATCAATTCCAGAGCCTCGTCTTGCAAGGGGTCAAAGCCGGCTAATTGAATAAAGGTTTTTGGAAAATCGGTTTTTTTCTTATAAAAAATCGGAGACGCAAGAATTTCCTTCGCATCCAACGGATTTTTCAAATAATGAAAATTAAAATATTCCAATAATTGATTGGTAAGCGCGTAACCGCGACCGAATTCCTTCCGGCTTGCGCTCATCCTTAGAAGATCCAGGTATGGATAAATCAACAATTGGAAAAGAGGCGAAGTGATTTTTTTCTTTTTGGAAAAAAGCGATACGTTTGCCGCGAGATTTCCTCCGGCGCTATCACCGGCTACCGCAATTTTTTTCGGATGAATTCCTAATTCTTTTGCGTTCTTAAGAATCCATTGATAAGCGACAAGGCTGTCGTCGACCGCAATCGGGAATTTATACTCTGGTCCGAGTCTGTAGTCGACGGAAAGGATCAAAGCTCCCGTTTTTTTTGAAAGATAACGCAATGGTCGATCGTGGGAATCCAAATCTCCTATAACGAATCCGCCTCCATGAAAGAACACGAGAGCGGGTTGCATTTCTAAGGTTTGTGTCGGCCTATAAAGTCTGATTCCGATTCTTCCTTGCGAAACCGGAATCGTGAAATTCTCGATTCCGAAAAGATCTTCCGGTTCGAGATCAAACAAAAGCATGGAATTCTTATAAAATTTCCTCGCATCTTTAGGAAGAAGAGATTCAACTCTCGGCTTTGTTTTCGCTAGATACAAGGACATTTGAAGTCTTGCATCCAAAACACGTCCTCGTTTTTGTATTTCACCACCGGAAATTTTTCTAAGAATTCCTTCCGGTAGTTTCAGTATCAATCGAAGAAGAAGCCGCTCAAACTTTTGCAAGAGCACGAGTTTTCTTTTTCACTCCGTGTTTGTTAGATCCTACTCCGTTTTTTGAGATTTGTTTTTGCTCGGCGATCGCTTCCACGTTCGTTTTATTTCCGTTCTTCTTAGCTCTTTGTATTCCCTTTTTAAGTTCGCTTTTCATATCGTACAAAAAGTCCTCAAAGTCGACCTGCATCGTATGTCTTGTAGATGCCACATAACGTTTCTTCATTTGAGATTCGTATTTTTCGATGGTCTGATTCATTTCCTCAACAGTCGGAAGTTGATAATTGCCAGTGAGATATTCGGAAATCCACTTACCTTGAAATTCCGCCAAAGGCATAATTGCCCCTAAAGGTTGATACAAGCCGACGAAGAAAAGATTCTTAAACTCAGGTTTGACCATTCTATGAAAAAGAGGTAAATGATTGTCTTTTGCTGAAATTAGATTCTCGTCAAAGAATGGAAACTTAACGTTGTAGCCTGTGCAATAGATAACGGCGTCAACTTCTTCTTCGGAACCGTCCACAAACCGAACCTTATTACCGTTATACGATTCTATGTTCGGTTTTGGAGTTACATCTCCACGTCCTAGGCGCACAAGAATATCCTGCGAAATCGTAGGATGCGCCGCCCCAGGTTTATGATCCGGCTTTTGTAAACCGAAGTCTTCCACTTTTCCAACTCCAAAACGAAGAACCAATCCCATTATAAAACTCTTAAGCCAGAATGGAGTGTGAACCGGAATGATCTCAGTCGATTTATCCAGCGGTTTCCCGAATAGATAATTCGGAATGATATAAGCACCTCTCCTCGCGGCGAGAAAAACTTTAGACGCTACACCCGGTCTACAAAGTTCGACGGTGATATCCATCGCGCTATTACCCATTCCTAAAACCACAACTCGTTTACCGGTGAGTTTAATCGGGTTATCAGGGTCGACATATGAATGAGAATGGATGATCTTTCCCGTAAACTTTCCGGGAAAAGGAGGATCTGGCCATCTCTGTGACCAGTGATGTCCGTTAGAAACTACTAATGCATCATAAAATTTTTGTTTTCCATCTCCGGTCGTGATCAGCCAGGTTCCATCGTCTTGGTAGTCGGCGTGTACTACTGGGTTTTTAAAATGAATGTTTTTCCGAAGTCCGAAATGATTAACATAATCGATAAAGTATTCTAAAATTCTTTGGTGTCCGGGATAATCGGCGTAACTCTTGGGCATCGGATAGTCTCTGTATTCCATTCTATCTCTGTGCGTGTTGATATGCAGAGACTTATAGATATTACTCATCTTATTATCGTTGTTGAATCTCCAGTTTCCGCCGACTTCGCTTCCCGCCTCATAACAGTCAAAAGGAATCCCTTTATCTTTGAGAGCTTTGCAAACCGTGATTCCACTGGAACCAGCTCCTATGACACAAACACGAGGCAATGAAGACATATTCTTCTCCTATTTATTTAAAACGGTACGTTAGGAATTATGATACGGTTCTAAAATATGAGACAGTCAATTAAAAAAAGTTTTGAATTTATAAATCATCCGATTATTAATGAATACTTATGGAACAAAAAAAGAGAACAAATGTTCACTATGATTACGACTACGTCATAGTAGGTAGCGGTTTCGGTGGAAGTGTGTCGGCTATGCGGCTGAGTCAAAAAGGATATTCCGTTGCTGTTTTGGAATCCGGTAAACGATGGAGATCGGAAGATTTTCCAAAATCGAATTGGTCGCTTAACAAATATCTTTGGATGCCGAGAATCGGCTTTTACGGAATTCAAAGATTAAATCTTTTGAAGGATTTTTTTCTCGTGAGCGGCGCCGGGGTCGGCGGCGGTAGTCTTGTATATGCGAATACCCTTTATGTTCCGGGGGATAAAGTTCTGAATTCCCCCACATTTAAAAAGTTGGGCGGTAAGGATGGAATACTTCCGTTTTATTCAATCGCATCGAGGATGCTCGGTGTTACGCAAAACCCTCAATTATACGAATCGGATTATATTCTTAAAGAAATCGCTGAAGAGATGGGAAGAGGGGAAACCTTTCGGCCCACTCCGGTCGGAGTTTATTTCGGAGAAAAGCCCGGCAAACTTTCAAAGGATCCTTACTTCTTAGGTGAAGGACCGGATCGAGTCTCTTGCAATCACTGCGGCGGCTGTATGGTCGGTTGCAGATTTAATTCCAAAAATACGTTGGACAAAAATTATCTTTTTTTCGCGGAGAAGATGGGAACTAAAATTTTTCCGGAGACAAAAGTTGTTTCGTTGATACCAATCAATGAACGCGGAGAAGGTGAGGCTTCGGCGACCGGTGAATTCGGTTATCAGATTCAAACGCAATCTACGACCGGATTTTTCGGATTTCCGAAAAGAACATTCTATGCAAAAAATGTAATTCTTTCCGCCGCCGTGATGGGAACGGTCGGACTTTTGTTGAAAATGAAGCAAAAAGGAAAGATGACAAGGCTTTCGCCTGCTCTTGGCGATTGTGTTCGCACAAACAGCGAAACGGTTTTAGCTATTACGAATTTTACGAAAGAAGTAGATTACTCTCGCGGAGTGGCGATTACTTCTTCGATTCATCCCGATGATCATACACATATGGAGCCGGTGCGTTATCCGAAAGGCTCCGACTTCTTTGGAACAATCGCTTCCGTGCTCACGGATGGAGGCGGTAAATTTCCAAGACCTCTCAAATACTTTTTTACTTTGTTCACCAACCCGGCTTATTTTTTCAAAGCCTCTTGGCCGTTTGGATTTGCACAAAAGTCTTTAATTCTTCTTGTGATGCAAACCTTGGATAATAAGATCCGTCTGGTTCGAACCAGGAGATTTTCTTGGCCTTTTGAAAAGAGTATGAGTTCCACTCTCACGGAAGGGGAAAAAACTCCAGCGTACATTCCCATTGCGAATGAAACGGCAAGAAGAATCGCACAAAAAACCGGTGGTGTTCCGAGAAGTTCGATCAACGACGTGTTGTTAAACGCACCGATTACCGGACATATTATGGGAGGTTGTATCATGGGAGATTCTCCAAAGGAAGGAGTGATCGACTATGAAAATCGTGTCTTCGGTTATCAAAACCTGAGGGTTTGTGACAGCTCGATGATCACGGTAAACCTGGGTGTAAATCCTAGTCTTTCCATTACTGCATTGACCGAAAGAGCGATGTCTTTGATTCCACCAAAGTACGGATTCAAATCGGTGGAGTTTCACTTTGAAAAAAAATTCGGAATTACTTCTTTGTTAAACGCGGGCGCGACGACGAAAAAATCTAAGTCTGTAAAGAATCAGAAATCAAAATCTTCTACGGCAAAGAAAGCTAAGGTTCGAAAGTAATCACCGATCTCCGATCGTTCTCCGATTTAGATTTCAAAAACAATTTTCATTTTAAAAAGGAATTCGTTCGGATTTTCTGATTTTTGTCTCGAATAAAAGTAAACTCTGGAAAGAGATTCTTCTTTCCTTTCTTTCTTTTGAGAGCATAAAGGAAATCGAGGTTTTCCATTGAGCTTAGAACTTCTTCGAAGAAAAGATTTATTCAGACAGGACGCATTTTGGGGTGGCGCTTGGAAGCCCGGGAACCCCGATCTGAAAATCGAAGTCTTAAATCCGGCTACGTTAGGAATCTTAGGAAGGGTTCCTTCCTTAGGCCAAAAAGAAACACTCGAGGCGATTCAAACTTCAGTTCACGCCTTTCGAGACTGGTCGGCTCGCCCTGCAAAAGAACGATCGATTCTGATTCGCACTTGGTCCGATCTAATGAAAAAAAATCGCGAAGACTTAGCGATTCTTATGACCTTGGAACAAGGAAAACCTTTGAATGAGTCGCGAGCAGAGATCGATTACGCGGCCTCGTTTTTGGAATGGTTTTCGGAGGAAGGAAAAAGAGTCTATGGAGATCTCATTCCGAGTCATAGAAGGGATACGAGAATCGAAGTGATCAAAGAGGCGGTCGGTGTTTGTGGAATTTTAACTCCGTGGAATTTTCCTTCTTCGATGATCACTCGAAAAGCCGGCGCCGCGCTAGCGGCCGGTTGCACCGTCATCGGCAAACCTTCCGAGCTCACGCCATTCTCCGCGCTCGCGTTAGCCGTTCTTGCACAAGAAGCCGGAATTCCGGAAGGAGTATTTCAGGTTCTAACCGGTTATCCGGAAGAAATCGCAAATACACTGATCGATTCTTCCGATGTCAGAAAGATCAGTTTTACCGGTTCGACCAGGGTCGGTAAGTTGATTATGGAAAGAAGCGCAAAAACTTTGAAAAGACTTTCCCTCGAACTCGGAGGAAACGCACCGTTTCTGGTTTTTGACGACGCCGACTTGGAGGAAGCGGTAAAAGGCGCAATTCTTTCTAAATTTCGAAATGCGGGACAAACCTGCGTTTGT harbors:
- a CDS encoding alpha/beta hydrolase is translated as MLLQKFERLLLRLILKLPEGILRKISGGEIQKRGRVLDARLQMSLYLAKTKPRVESLLPKDARKFYKNSMLLFDLEPEDLFGIENFTIPVSQGRIGIRLYRPTQTLEMQPALVFFHGGGFVIGDLDSHDRPLRYLSKKTGALILSVDYRLGPEYKFPIAVDDSLVAYQWILKNAKELGIHPKKIAVAGDSAGGNLAANVSLFSKKKKITSPLFQLLIYPYLDLLRMSASRKEFGRGYALTNQLLEYFNFHYLKNPLDAKEILASPIFYKKKTDFPKTFIQLAGFDPLQDEALELIEDLKKSKVPVTFSMYDSLVHGYFNFGGVIPEAKKALDELVLFIKEGFKIR
- a CDS encoding flavin-containing monooxygenase produces the protein MSSLPRVCVIGAGSSGITVCKALKDKGIPFDCYEAGSEVGGNWRFNNDNKMSNIYKSLHINTHRDRMEYRDYPMPKSYADYPGHQRILEYFIDYVNHFGLRKNIHFKNPVVHADYQDDGTWLITTGDGKQKFYDALVVSNGHHWSQRWPDPPFPGKFTGKIIHSHSYVDPDNPIKLTGKRVVVLGMGNSAMDITVELCRPGVASKVFLAARRGAYIIPNYLFGKPLDKSTEIIPVHTPFWLKSFIMGLVLRFGVGKVEDFGLQKPDHKPGAAHPTISQDILVRLGRGDVTPKPNIESYNGNKVRFVDGSEEEVDAVIYCTGYNVKFPFFDENLISAKDNHLPLFHRMVKPEFKNLFFVGLYQPLGAIMPLAEFQGKWISEYLTGNYQLPTVEEMNQTIEKYESQMKKRYVASTRHTMQVDFEDFLYDMKSELKKGIQRAKKNGNKTNVEAIAEQKQISKNGVGSNKHGVKKKTRALAKV
- a CDS encoding GMC family oxidoreductase → MEQKKRTNVHYDYDYVIVGSGFGGSVSAMRLSQKGYSVAVLESGKRWRSEDFPKSNWSLNKYLWMPRIGFYGIQRLNLLKDFFLVSGAGVGGGSLVYANTLYVPGDKVLNSPTFKKLGGKDGILPFYSIASRMLGVTQNPQLYESDYILKEIAEEMGRGETFRPTPVGVYFGEKPGKLSKDPYFLGEGPDRVSCNHCGGCMVGCRFNSKNTLDKNYLFFAEKMGTKIFPETKVVSLIPINERGEGEASATGEFGYQIQTQSTTGFFGFPKRTFYAKNVILSAAVMGTVGLLLKMKQKGKMTRLSPALGDCVRTNSETVLAITNFTKEVDYSRGVAITSSIHPDDHTHMEPVRYPKGSDFFGTIASVLTDGGGKFPRPLKYFFTLFTNPAYFFKASWPFGFAQKSLILLVMQTLDNKIRLVRTRRFSWPFEKSMSSTLTEGEKTPAYIPIANETARRIAQKTGGVPRSSINDVLLNAPITGHIMGGCIMGDSPKEGVIDYENRVFGYQNLRVCDSSMITVNLGVNPSLSITALTERAMSLIPPKYGFKSVEFHFEKKFGITSLLNAGATTKKSKSVKNQKSKSSTAKKAKVRK
- a CDS encoding alkaline phosphatase D family protein translates to MKFKIASAQTLILLFFFVFLQPSLEADSSGIASGPIVGYSTLKEVLVWIQTEKKASVALEYFEIENPKNKFLSEEIQTRSNSGFVAKLIANQVKPGKRYRYNVLLDGKKVEAKHPQIFQTQSFFAAGQNPPNFTFALGSCAYVNETEYDVPGKPYGGDYFIYDSILSKKPDFMLWLGDNIYLRETDWDSKTGFLHRYKHQRGIPELQPLFSAVHHYAIWDDHDFGPNDGDSSFWMKDTAEEMFKLHWGNPNFAKEGIYGSFTWGDAQFILLDDRTFRTANNNKVIGPRQILGEKQFQWLVNSLAFSKATFKFVAIGGQFLNPNAVYENYATYPEERNKILSAIKDLKVKNVVFLTGDRHHTELNLLTDEGAEPIYDFTVSPLTSGAYAVTEKNPLRIEGTLVEQRNFGMVSVTGNRGERKLLLQIFDGKGKELWKKEIIPNP
- a CDS encoding NAD-dependent succinate-semialdehyde dehydrogenase, with product MSLELLRRKDLFRQDAFWGGAWKPGNPDLKIEVLNPATLGILGRVPSLGQKETLEAIQTSVHAFRDWSARPAKERSILIRTWSDLMKKNREDLAILMTLEQGKPLNESRAEIDYAASFLEWFSEEGKRVYGDLIPSHRRDTRIEVIKEAVGVCGILTPWNFPSSMITRKAGAALAAGCTVIGKPSELTPFSALALAVLAQEAGIPEGVFQVLTGYPEEIANTLIDSSDVRKISFTGSTRVGKLIMERSAKTLKRLSLELGGNAPFLVFDDADLEEAVKGAILSKFRNAGQTCVCANRFLVQKGIYQDFISLFSESVLKLKIGNGLEKDTAIGPLISEMAVQKVESHIQDAIDRGGKLQLGGNRLESGKLFFSPTIISEISEDSLSMREEVFGPVAPIYQFKTMEEGIEIANSTPSGLASYAFTKDYRKMQFIAENLQAGMVGINEGLISTEQVPFGGLKESGFGREGSKYGIHEYLNVKYVCIGGF